From a region of the Agrobacterium tumefaciens genome:
- a CDS encoding DMT family transporter encodes MPNILRKLSPTGLGVAVMLLGMLLFALNDAMGKWLVATYSLGQVVLIRSAAALVILVPILWRGGLASVVKVERPSLQAARVFFSTAELFCFYFAVKALPLADVMTYWLAAPIYVAALSPFLLGEKVGWRRWTAIAIGFVGVVIALKPSSASLTSAALFSILGSAAFAFMMLSGRQLRNTPDTVLAFWQIVGAAVAAVVAVAAAPSGWAPIQSAFDLSLLCMLGVVAMTAHVLVNRALKLADAATVAPLQYTLLLWAVIFGWMFFGDVPQASIVAGAGLIVLSGLYIFFRENTLKRRRQAEDRIAAE; translated from the coding sequence ATGCCGAATATACTTCGAAAGCTCTCGCCGACTGGTCTCGGCGTGGCCGTCATGCTGCTTGGAATGCTGCTTTTCGCGTTGAATGATGCGATGGGGAAGTGGTTGGTCGCGACCTATAGCCTGGGGCAAGTGGTGCTCATCAGAAGCGCTGCGGCACTCGTCATCCTGGTTCCGATCCTTTGGCGGGGTGGCCTCGCCAGTGTGGTAAAAGTCGAGCGCCCCTCTCTTCAGGCTGCTCGTGTCTTCTTTTCAACCGCTGAGCTTTTCTGTTTCTATTTCGCTGTCAAGGCTTTGCCACTTGCCGACGTCATGACTTATTGGCTCGCAGCGCCGATCTATGTCGCGGCTCTGTCGCCGTTTCTGTTGGGCGAAAAGGTCGGCTGGCGCCGCTGGACCGCGATTGCTATCGGTTTTGTCGGTGTCGTGATTGCGTTGAAACCAAGTTCGGCAAGCCTGACCTCGGCGGCGCTTTTTTCAATTCTGGGCAGTGCGGCATTCGCATTCATGATGTTATCAGGCCGCCAGCTTCGCAACACGCCCGATACCGTTCTGGCATTCTGGCAGATCGTCGGTGCAGCCGTTGCCGCAGTTGTGGCCGTCGCCGCCGCTCCGTCCGGATGGGCGCCCATTCAGTCTGCTTTCGATCTTTCCCTGCTTTGCATGCTGGGCGTTGTGGCCATGACTGCCCACGTGCTCGTCAACCGCGCCTTGAAGCTCGCCGATGCGGCCACGGTCGCGCCGCTGCAATATACCCTGTTGCTGTGGGCGGTCATCTTCGGCTGGATGTTCTTCGGTGATGTGCCGCAGGCAAGCATCGTTGCCGGTGCCGGATTGATCGTTTTGTCTGGACTCTATATTTTCTTTCGCGAAAATACGCTCAAGCGCCGCCGTCAGGCCGAAGATCGTATCGCGGCGGAATAG
- a CDS encoding DUF475 domain-containing protein, producing MSAAQKTTLSYFKWAFIVTVVGLILGGYLGWEMTGTIGGTATIFFICAVLAVLEISLSFDNAIVNANKLKDMTPEWQHRFLTWGILIAVFGMRIVFPLLIVVIAANVGPWTALVMAATQPERYAEIMHDAHLPIAAFGGTFLMMVGLNFFFDHEKDVHWVRWIEEKAATYSSVKGIEIAFVLIVMLIFSRIIGASEDPALGPVAANTFFHSAIWGLLTFLLVEVVGGILDRSQEMLEGAAKGGFGAFLYLEVLDASFSFDGVIGAFALTQNLFIIAIGLGIGAMYVRSMTIMLVEKGTLAEYRYLEHGAFYAILILSVIMYVQTMFHIPEVITGLGGAALIGISLWSSIRYNRQQSADAVEAARGAEI from the coding sequence ATGAGCGCCGCCCAGAAAACCACGCTGTCCTACTTCAAGTGGGCATTTATCGTCACCGTCGTCGGTCTGATCCTTGGCGGGTATCTCGGTTGGGAGATGACCGGAACGATCGGTGGAACAGCCACGATCTTCTTCATCTGCGCGGTTCTCGCCGTGCTGGAAATCTCGCTGTCCTTCGACAACGCTATTGTCAATGCCAACAAGCTCAAGGACATGACGCCGGAGTGGCAGCATCGCTTCCTGACCTGGGGTATTCTGATCGCCGTTTTCGGCATGCGTATCGTCTTCCCGCTTTTGATCGTCGTCATCGCGGCGAATGTCGGCCCCTGGACCGCACTGGTCATGGCTGCCACGCAGCCGGAACGCTATGCGGAAATCATGCATGATGCCCACCTGCCGATTGCGGCTTTCGGTGGCACGTTCTTGATGATGGTCGGCCTGAACTTCTTTTTCGACCATGAAAAGGACGTGCACTGGGTGCGCTGGATCGAGGAGAAGGCTGCGACCTATTCCTCCGTCAAGGGTATAGAAATTGCCTTCGTTCTGATCGTCATGCTGATCTTTTCCCGCATTATCGGTGCGAGCGAAGATCCGGCACTTGGTCCCGTTGCAGCCAATACCTTCTTCCATTCCGCGATCTGGGGTCTCTTGACCTTCCTGCTCGTTGAAGTGGTCGGCGGTATTCTCGACCGTAGCCAGGAGATGTTGGAAGGTGCGGCAAAGGGCGGCTTCGGCGCGTTCCTTTACCTTGAAGTGCTGGACGCGAGCTTCTCCTTCGACGGTGTGATCGGCGCTTTCGCTTTGACGCAGAACCTGTTCATCATTGCGATCGGCCTTGGTATCGGTGCGATGTATGTTCGTTCGATGACGATCATGCTTGTCGAAAAAGGAACGCTGGCGGAATACCGTTATCTCGAGCACGGCGCGTTTTATGCGATCCTCATCCTCTCGGTCATCATGTATGTCCAGACGATGTTCCATATTCCGGAAGTCATCACGGGTCTCGGCGGTGCTGCCTTGATCGGGATCTCGCTTTGGTCGTCGATCCGCTACAATCGTCAGCAGAGTGCTGACGCAGTAGAGGCTGCACGCGGCGCGGAAATCTAA
- a CDS encoding winged helix-turn-helix transcriptional regulator, whose amino-acid sequence MPVELSPSAALGLWHRVSLLQVRADAPDLTLRQTAILLQIYLVPPPHTVRGLAAILGVTKPVITRALDSLGTLGLVDRERDDQDRRNVIIKRTVAGALYLEKFGDLVIDQAREI is encoded by the coding sequence GTGCCCGTTGAACTATCGCCAAGCGCGGCTTTGGGCCTCTGGCACCGCGTATCCCTATTGCAGGTGAGGGCTGACGCGCCTGATCTCACCCTGCGGCAAACCGCCATCCTTCTGCAAATTTATCTCGTTCCGCCGCCCCATACCGTACGCGGTCTTGCCGCAATACTCGGGGTTACAAAACCCGTGATCACCCGTGCGCTGGACAGTCTCGGGACCTTGGGATTGGTGGATCGTGAGCGAGACGATCAGGACAGACGCAACGTTATCATAAAACGAACGGTTGCCGGTGCACTCTATCTGGAAAAGTTCGGCGATTTGGTTATTGATCAGGCGCGAGAGATTTGA